In Terriglobales bacterium, a single window of DNA contains:
- a CDS encoding Cof-type HAD-IIB family hydrolase, with translation MKPDIRLLAVDIDGTLLDPTSELPAANLAALQRAHAKGVEVVLVTGRRYRFALPIAESLGFDSWLITSNGAIIRSLHGETFFRDLMPVETALRLCSAMDAFRRAAVVTFDVEGKGSLVVETTEGFDPGIRRWLERNRDSIDFVVPLEDALTTDPVQMAFAGSLDHMARAEAHLRSTTVESELTILRTRYPARDLSIMDVLRRDCSKGHTLERWARHRGLERSQVMAIGDNFNDVEMLEYAGLPVVMGNAAEEMKQNGWAITLANDQAGVAAAVEEFIG, from the coding sequence GTGAAGCCGGACATCCGTCTCTTGGCGGTGGATATCGACGGCACCCTGCTCGACCCCACCTCCGAGCTGCCCGCCGCCAACCTGGCCGCGCTGCAGCGCGCCCACGCCAAGGGCGTTGAGGTCGTGCTGGTCACCGGGCGCCGCTACCGCTTCGCCCTGCCCATCGCCGAGAGCCTGGGTTTCGACTCCTGGCTGATCACTTCGAACGGCGCCATCATCCGCTCCCTCCACGGCGAGACCTTCTTCCGCGACCTCATGCCGGTGGAGACCGCCCTTCGCCTGTGCTCCGCCATGGATGCCTTTCGCCGAGCCGCGGTTGTCACTTTCGACGTCGAAGGCAAGGGCTCTCTGGTCGTAGAGACCACGGAAGGCTTCGATCCCGGCATAAGGCGATGGCTGGAGCGCAATCGCGACTCCATCGACTTCGTCGTCCCGCTCGAAGACGCGCTCACCACCGACCCGGTGCAGATGGCGTTCGCCGGCTCGCTCGACCACATGGCCCGCGCCGAAGCGCATCTGCGTTCCACCACGGTCGAATCCGAGCTCACCATCCTGCGCACCCGCTATCCCGCCCGCGACTTGTCCATCATGGACGTCCTACGGCGCGACTGCTCCAAGGGCCACACCCTCGAGCGCTGGGCCCGCCATCGCGGCCTCGAGCGCTCCCAGGTGATGGCCATTGGCGACAACTTCAACGATGTCGAGATGCTGGAGTACGCCGGCCTCCCCGTGGTCATGGGCAACGCCGCCGAAGAGATGAAGCAGAACGGCTGGGCCATCACCCTGGCCAACGACCAGGCGGGGGTCGCCGCCGCCGTGGAGGAGTTCATCGGCTGA
- a CDS encoding DUF4440 domain-containing protein → MKKPGLLSLFWVVVCWPLLVAQVPTDAPATPSTEWKTKSKGGKVIVRDKSKPVRKAIEAWYTLNTDAFRAKDVKAIMALRTDDFHTLTPDGKVNSRADMEAYTRRLLGMIDHFLSLEFEIGTLEVEGDLASADVLQDTVRMQRLPDGTLHQVQARALQRETWKKTDAGWKLHKVDNIRDLGILVDGEPYKR, encoded by the coding sequence ATGAAGAAGCCAGGGCTGCTGAGCCTGTTCTGGGTAGTCGTGTGCTGGCCGTTGCTGGTCGCGCAGGTCCCGACCGATGCGCCAGCCACTCCTTCAACGGAGTGGAAGACAAAGTCGAAGGGCGGCAAAGTCATCGTCCGCGACAAGTCGAAGCCGGTGCGGAAAGCCATCGAAGCCTGGTATACGCTCAACACGGACGCCTTCCGAGCCAAGGACGTGAAGGCGATCATGGCGTTGCGCACGGATGACTTTCACACGCTAACGCCCGACGGAAAAGTCAACAGTCGCGCCGACATGGAAGCCTACACGCGTCGGCTCCTCGGCATGATCGACCACTTCCTCTCCCTCGAGTTCGAGATAGGAACCTTGGAGGTTGAAGGAGACCTGGCGAGTGCCGACGTCCTGCAAGACACCGTGCGCATGCAGCGTCTTCCCGATGGGACGTTGCACCAAGTCCAGGCGCGTGCGCTGCAACGGGAAACCTGGAAGAAAACGGACGCCGGTTGGAAGCTACACAAGGTCGACAATATCCGAGACCTCGGCATCCTGGTGGACGGAGAGCCATACAAGCGCTGA